One stretch of Mus pahari chromosome 5, PAHARI_EIJ_v1.1, whole genome shotgun sequence DNA includes these proteins:
- the Timm17a gene encoding mitochondrial import inner membrane translocase subunit Tim17-A, with translation MEEYAREPCPWRIVDDCGGAFTMGTIGGGIFQAFKGFRNSPVGINHRLRGSLTAIKTRAPQLGGSFAVWGGLFSMIDCSMVQIRGKEDPWNSITSGALTGAILAARNGPVAMVGSAAMGGILLALIEGAGILLTRFASAQFPNGPQFAEDHSQLPSSQLPSSPFGDYRQYQ, from the exons ATGGAGGAATACGCGAGAGAGCCGTG CCCCTGGCGAATTGTGGATGACTGTGGCGGTGCTTTTACCATGGGCACCATAGGTGGTGGCATCTTCCAGGCCTTCAAAGGTTTTCGAAATTCTCCAGTG GGAATAAACCACAGACTCCGAGGGAGTTTGACAGCTATTAAAACCAGGGCTCCACAATTGGGAG GTAGCTTTGCAGTTTGGGGAGGACTGTTTTCCATGATTGACTGTAGTATGGTTCAGATAAGAGGCAAAGAAGACCCCTGGAACTCCATCACTAGTGGTGCCTTAACAGGAGCCATCCTGGCAGCAAGAA ATGGACCAGTAGCCATGGTTGGGTCCGCTGCGATGGGCGGCATTCTCCTAGCTTTAATTGAAGGAGCTGGTATCTTGCTGACAAGATTCGCCTCTGCACAGTTTCCCAATG GCCCTCAGTTTGCTGAAGATCACTCCCAGTTGCCTTCCAGCCAGTTGCCATCCTCGCCCTTTGGAGACTACCGACAGTATCAGTAG